From the genome of Streptomyces sp. NBC_01341, one region includes:
- a CDS encoding sugar ABC transporter substrate-binding protein yields the protein MNTRMRRAAVAVAATTMAVSLAACGSAKESGDKASTDSGKKGDAIKIGLLLPENVTARYEKFDKPIIEKKVSELTGGKAEVVYANAKQDATLQAQQVDTMITNKVDALIVDAVDAKAIENSVKKAKDEGIPVVAFDRLAEGPIDAYTSFDNEEVGRAQGKALLEALGDAAKPTIVMMNGAITDPNAALFKKGAKSVLDGKVTYGKEYDTKEWKPENANSNMEGAITALGKDKIAGVYSANDGMAGGIIQALKSAGLSKLPPVTGQDAELAGVQRIVTGEQFMSVYKSYPQEGIVAAEMAVALAKGEKLDSIATSKIDNAGTKGIPTVLVPVISLTKENIKDTVIKDGIWTLDEICSAKYKDACAAAGLK from the coding sequence ATGAACACGCGTATGCGTCGTGCCGCCGTTGCCGTTGCCGCCACCACCATGGCTGTCTCGCTCGCTGCTTGCGGTAGTGCGAAGGAGTCCGGCGACAAGGCCTCCACGGACTCGGGCAAGAAGGGCGACGCGATCAAGATCGGTCTGCTCCTTCCCGAGAACGTCACCGCTCGCTACGAGAAGTTCGACAAGCCGATCATCGAGAAGAAGGTCAGCGAGCTGACCGGCGGCAAGGCGGAGGTCGTCTACGCCAACGCCAAGCAGGACGCCACACTGCAGGCGCAGCAGGTCGACACAATGATCACGAACAAGGTCGACGCGCTCATCGTCGACGCCGTCGACGCCAAGGCCATCGAGAACAGCGTGAAGAAGGCCAAGGACGAGGGCATCCCCGTCGTCGCCTTCGACCGCCTCGCCGAGGGCCCGATCGACGCCTACACCTCCTTCGACAACGAAGAGGTCGGCCGCGCGCAGGGCAAGGCCCTCCTGGAGGCCCTGGGCGACGCCGCCAAGCCCACCATCGTCATGATGAACGGTGCGATCACCGACCCGAACGCCGCGCTCTTCAAGAAGGGCGCCAAGTCGGTGCTCGACGGCAAGGTGACCTACGGCAAGGAGTACGACACCAAGGAGTGGAAGCCGGAGAACGCCAACTCCAACATGGAGGGCGCGATCACGGCCCTGGGCAAGGACAAGATCGCCGGCGTCTACTCCGCCAACGACGGCATGGCGGGCGGCATCATCCAGGCCCTCAAGTCGGCCGGCCTCTCCAAGCTCCCGCCGGTCACCGGCCAGGACGCCGAACTCGCCGGTGTGCAGCGCATCGTCACCGGTGAGCAGTTCATGAGCGTCTACAAGTCCTACCCGCAGGAGGGCATCGTCGCCGCCGAGATGGCCGTCGCGCTCGCCAAGGGTGAGAAGCTCGACTCCATCGCCACGTCCAAGATCGACAATGCCGGCACCAAGGGCATTCCGACCGTTCTCGTCCCGGTCATCTCGCTGACCAAGGAGAACATCAAGGACACCGTCATCAAGGACGGCATCTGGACGCTCGACGAGATCTGCTCGGCCAAGTACAAGGACGCCTGCGCCGCAGCGGGCCTGAAGTAG
- a CDS encoding carbohydrate ABC transporter permease, with translation MQHGKYRFIAGFLVVPLALYAIFVIWPFAQSIYYSFTDWTGLSPDFRMVGFDNYSRMLGDDIFWKSLQHSVLLALLLPLVTLGLALFFAFMLNVGGRRRKSAAVAGVRGSSFYKIAYFFPQVLSIVIVALLFQFAFNPSSGMLNEALKAVGLKSLQPDWLGDPDLALYCVMVVLIWSTVGFFVVLFSAGMASIPKDFYEAALLDGASRITTFFKITLPLLWDTVQSGWVYMGILALGVEAFTAVQVMTVGPGGPDYSTTVLPLYVYQTAFRDAQAGYATTIGVGLLIVTMLFAGIVMRLGRRERLEF, from the coding sequence ATGCAGCACGGCAAGTACCGGTTCATCGCGGGATTCCTCGTGGTCCCGCTGGCGTTGTACGCCATCTTCGTCATCTGGCCCTTCGCCCAGTCCATCTACTACTCGTTCACGGACTGGACCGGACTCAGCCCGGACTTCCGGATGGTCGGCTTCGACAACTACAGTCGGATGCTCGGCGACGACATCTTCTGGAAGTCCCTGCAGCACAGCGTGCTGCTCGCCCTGCTGCTGCCGCTGGTGACGCTGGGCCTCGCGCTCTTCTTCGCCTTCATGCTCAATGTCGGCGGCCGTCGGCGCAAAAGCGCCGCGGTCGCCGGGGTGCGCGGCTCCTCCTTCTACAAGATCGCTTACTTCTTCCCCCAGGTCCTGTCGATCGTGATCGTGGCCCTGCTGTTCCAGTTCGCGTTCAACCCGTCGTCCGGAATGCTGAACGAGGCACTCAAGGCCGTCGGTCTCAAGAGCCTGCAGCCGGACTGGCTCGGCGATCCCGACCTCGCGCTCTACTGCGTGATGGTCGTGCTGATCTGGTCGACGGTCGGATTCTTCGTCGTCCTCTTCTCCGCCGGCATGGCGTCCATCCCGAAGGACTTCTACGAGGCGGCGCTGCTCGACGGCGCCAGCCGCATCACGACGTTCTTCAAGATCACGCTCCCGCTGCTCTGGGACACCGTGCAGTCGGGCTGGGTCTACATGGGCATCCTGGCGCTCGGTGTCGAGGCATTCACCGCCGTACAGGTCATGACGGTCGGCCCGGGAGGCCCGGACTACTCCACCACCGTCCTGCCGCTGTACGTCTACCAGACGGCCTTCAGGGACGCCCAGGCCGGTTACGCGACGACGATCGGCGTCGGTCTGCTCATCGTCACCATGCTCTTCGCGGGCATCGTGATGCGGCTGGGCCGGCGCGAGCGGCTGGAGTTCTGA
- a CDS encoding ROK family transcriptional regulator, protein METPGSQTSLHRANLERVVRAVRMAGSLTQAEIARSTGLSAATVSNIVRELKDGGTVEVTPTSAGGRRARSVSLSGDAGIVIGVDFGHTHLRVAIGNLAHQVLAEESEPLDVDASSAQGFGRAEQLVNRLVETTGISPEKVIGVGLGVPGPIDVESGTLGSTSILPGWTGINPSQELAGRLGVPVYVDNDANLGALGELVWGSGRGVRDLAYIKVASGVGAGLVIDGHIYRGPGGTAGEIGHITLDESGPVCRCGNRGCLETFTAARYVLPLLMPSHGPDLTMDRVVQLAREGDPGCRRVIGDVGRHIGSGVANLCNLLNPSRVVLGGSLAEAGELVLGPIRDSVSRYAIPSAARQLSVLPGALGARAEVLGALALALSEMGDSTLLESTLPAATPAFT, encoded by the coding sequence ATGGAGACTCCGGGGTCGCAGACATCTCTGCATCGGGCCAATCTTGAGCGGGTCGTGCGTGCCGTAAGAATGGCGGGGTCCCTGACCCAGGCCGAGATCGCCAGAAGCACCGGCCTCTCCGCGGCCACTGTCTCCAACATCGTGCGCGAACTCAAGGACGGCGGCACGGTCGAGGTGACGCCCACCTCGGCGGGCGGGCGCCGTGCCCGCAGTGTCTCCCTCAGTGGGGATGCCGGCATCGTCATAGGGGTTGATTTCGGGCACACCCACCTCCGTGTCGCCATCGGGAACCTCGCCCACCAGGTGCTGGCCGAGGAATCCGAGCCGCTGGACGTCGACGCCTCGTCCGCCCAGGGCTTCGGCCGGGCGGAACAGCTGGTCAACCGCCTGGTCGAGACCACGGGGATCAGTCCCGAGAAGGTGATCGGCGTGGGACTCGGCGTGCCGGGACCCATCGACGTCGAATCCGGAACCCTGGGCTCCACCTCGATCCTGCCGGGCTGGACGGGCATCAATCCCAGTCAGGAGCTCGCCGGCCGCCTCGGGGTCCCGGTGTACGTGGACAACGACGCCAATCTCGGGGCGCTCGGCGAACTCGTCTGGGGCAGCGGCCGCGGGGTCAGGGATCTGGCGTACATCAAGGTCGCGAGCGGTGTGGGCGCCGGTCTGGTGATCGACGGGCACATCTACCGGGGCCCGGGCGGCACGGCCGGCGAGATAGGGCACATCACGCTCGACGAATCGGGCCCCGTCTGCCGCTGTGGCAACCGCGGCTGCCTGGAGACCTTCACGGCCGCCCGGTACGTCCTGCCCCTGCTCATGCCGAGCCACGGTCCCGATCTCACGATGGACCGGGTGGTGCAGCTGGCCCGTGAGGGCGATCCGGGCTGCCGCAGGGTCATCGGGGACGTGGGGCGGCACATCGGCAGCGGGGTGGCCAACCTGTGCAACCTGCTCAACCCGAGTCGCGTGGTGCTCGGCGGATCCCTCGCGGAGGCAGGGGAGTTGGTGCTGGGTCCCATCCGCGACTCGGTCTCGCGCTATGCCATCCCCAGCGCCGCCCGGCAGCTCTCCGTGCTCCCCGGCGCGCTCGGAGCGCGGGCCGAGGTGCTGGGCGCGCTCGCCCTCGCGCTCAGCGAAATGGGCGATTCGACCCTTTTGGAGAGCACCCTTCCCGCAGCGACTCCCGCCTTCACTTAG
- a CDS encoding sugar ABC transporter permease, translating to MTTDKTSTAVVNPEAAKGADTVVDPRLLVREQGLAGYLTEFKRKMRGGDLGSIPVVIGLLIICVVFQSLNSEFLSAKNVSDIAVTMVATGMMAVGIIFVLLLGEIDLSVGSVSGVAGAVVAVLSVTHGVNEWLAVLIAIASGALIGAIHGFFFARIGAPAFAVTLAGLLFWLGFMLQLLGDTGTINLDSDGVIGKLTTYYFADVAAAYGLAAVAVIGYFLSAFLDTRRREAAGVPSRPVVDIVVRTVILALFSFGAAFMFNQYRGLPLALVLFLVVLVGTDFVLRRTAYGRKIFALGGSVEASRRAGINVTAIRISVFAIAGTFAAIGGLFWASKIAAANQGSGGGDLLMNVIAAAVIGGTSLFGGRGRTWNALLGVMVIVSIQYGLALEGIATPINYMITGAVLLITVVIDSITRKTQKTAGRA from the coding sequence GTGACAACCGACAAGACGTCCACGGCAGTGGTCAACCCGGAGGCGGCCAAGGGCGCCGACACCGTGGTCGACCCCCGGCTGCTCGTCCGCGAGCAGGGCCTCGCCGGATACCTCACCGAGTTCAAGCGCAAGATGCGCGGTGGTGACCTCGGCTCGATCCCCGTGGTCATCGGCCTGCTCATCATCTGCGTCGTCTTCCAGAGCCTGAACTCCGAGTTCCTCTCCGCGAAGAACGTCAGCGACATCGCCGTGACGATGGTGGCCACCGGCATGATGGCCGTCGGCATCATCTTCGTGCTGCTGCTCGGCGAGATCGACCTCTCGGTCGGCTCGGTCAGTGGTGTCGCCGGAGCGGTCGTGGCCGTGCTCAGCGTCACCCACGGGGTGAACGAGTGGCTCGCCGTCCTCATCGCGATCGCCAGCGGCGCTCTCATCGGCGCGATCCACGGCTTCTTCTTCGCACGGATCGGCGCCCCCGCCTTCGCCGTCACCCTCGCCGGTCTGCTGTTCTGGCTGGGCTTCATGCTCCAGCTGCTCGGTGACACCGGCACCATCAACCTGGACAGCGACGGCGTCATCGGCAAGCTGACCACGTACTACTTCGCGGACGTCGCCGCCGCCTACGGCCTCGCGGCCGTCGCGGTCATCGGCTACTTCCTCTCCGCCTTCCTGGACACCCGCCGCCGTGAGGCGGCCGGCGTCCCGTCGCGGCCGGTCGTCGACATCGTGGTGCGCACCGTCATCCTGGCGCTGTTCTCCTTCGGCGCCGCGTTCATGTTCAACCAGTACCGCGGTCTCCCGCTGGCCCTGGTCCTCTTCCTCGTCGTCCTGGTCGGCACGGACTTCGTCCTGCGCCGCACCGCCTACGGCCGGAAGATCTTCGCGCTCGGCGGCAGCGTCGAGGCGTCCCGCCGTGCGGGCATCAACGTCACCGCGATCCGGATCTCGGTCTTCGCCATCGCCGGCACCTTCGCGGCGATCGGCGGCCTGTTCTGGGCCTCCAAGATCGCGGCGGCCAACCAGGGCTCCGGCGGCGGCGACCTCCTGATGAACGTCATCGCGGCGGCCGTCATCGGCGGCACCAGCCTCTTCGGTGGCCGTGGCCGCACCTGGAACGCCCTGCTCGGCGTCATGGTGATCGTCTCGATCCAGTACGGCCTCGCCCTCGAGGGCATCGCCACGCCGATCAACTACATGATCACCGGCGCTGTTCTTCTCATCACGGTCGTCATCGACTCCATCACCCGCAAGACGCAGAAGACCGCAGGC
- a CDS encoding ATP-binding cassette domain-containing protein, whose product MVHVSATPVLALRGVSKRFGAVQALTDVELEVHAGEVVALVGDNGAGKSTLVKTIAGVHPIDDGVIEWDGRPVQISKPHDAQNLGIATVYQDLALCDNIDVVGNLYLGRELRKFGILDEVEMERRSRELLSTLSIRIPSVRIPIASLSGGQRQTVAIARSMLGEPKLVILDEPTAALGVEQTAQVLDLVERLRERGHAVILISHNMADVKAVADKVAVLRLGRNNGVFDVKTTSQEEIISAITGATENAVTRRAARNAEAQK is encoded by the coding sequence ATGGTTCACGTGTCCGCTACGCCCGTGTTGGCGTTGCGAGGGGTCTCCAAGCGATTCGGTGCCGTCCAGGCGCTCACCGACGTAGAGCTTGAGGTCCACGCCGGTGAGGTGGTCGCCCTGGTGGGTGACAACGGCGCCGGTAAATCAACGCTGGTCAAGACGATCGCAGGTGTCCACCCCATCGATGACGGAGTCATCGAGTGGGACGGCCGTCCGGTCCAGATATCCAAGCCGCACGATGCCCAGAACCTGGGGATCGCGACCGTCTACCAGGACCTCGCGCTCTGCGACAACATCGACGTCGTCGGCAACCTCTACCTCGGCAGGGAGCTCCGCAAGTTCGGGATCCTCGACGAGGTCGAGATGGAGCGCCGCTCGCGCGAGCTCCTGAGCACGCTGTCGATCCGCATCCCCAGCGTCCGCATTCCGATCGCGTCCCTGTCCGGCGGTCAGCGCCAGACGGTCGCCATCGCGCGTTCGATGCTGGGCGAGCCCAAGCTCGTCATCCTCGACGAGCCCACCGCCGCACTCGGCGTCGAGCAGACCGCACAGGTCCTCGACCTCGTCGAGCGGCTGCGCGAGCGCGGTCACGCGGTCATCCTCATCAGCCACAACATGGCCGATGTGAAGGCCGTCGCCGACAAGGTCGCCGTGCTCCGGCTCGGCCGGAACAACGGGGTCTTCGACGTGAAGACGACCTCGCAGGAAGAGATCATCTCCGCCATCACGGGCGCCACGGAGAACGCCGTGACCCGTCGTGCGGCGCGCAACGCGGAGGCCCAGAAGTGA
- a CDS encoding glycoside hydrolase domain-containing protein: MADEMVLRAQRFINTTYGNGATLGMSKLDENGQTSWTVMYALTRALQYEMGIGSLSNNFGDGTLAAIASKYGKLDASTVPSANFCRILQSALYCKGYDGGDIDGTYNSRVQDAVAKLHQNMGVDVTYPGGALWPKTVKGLFNMDAYVTVNSGSDTIRSIQQWLNGRYVLRKDFYIIPCDGHHSRDVAKSMLYAIQYELGMADGTANGVFGPGTQTGLKSHTLSTGSSGVWVQLFTAGMVLNKRPVAFSSSFTSSLASAVSTFQSFMHLADNGTADFRTWSSLLVSYGDQTRQGEACDGVTKITPARAQALKSAGYKYIGRYLYNPSTTDLPEKEIQPGELATIKEYGLRCYPIYQTWARSVDYYSPAQGVTDCANAAYKAEEHGFKPGSRIYFAVDYDAVDDEVTSHILPYFKSVAAQMSRMGNPYKIGVYGPRNACSRISDAGYAGTSFVSNMSSGFSGNLGYAMPENWAFDQIVTKSIGSGDGHIEIDNNIASGRDTGQGDFDAPPAQKLDIGFDLSYWEALADEATEYMKSIGRGEQSNNIYTRRQCLETIMSLDDVITSTARRYRMRKALIQTTAFWEFCHYGQEDLIKDGGVGFYYTGTVPDWAQNLPGVSKVQDSSTGVGQIQGRIGILAWNNSINAGLADGTILDPADVRPSPDADRYKMWIKLLEDNAYNVRTVAHIHIWGADGKQGDATETPQRRPALDYTQTEIYEVLRRYQGPVEPAFSDATLRMPLYAIFEKYNSAVRGA, from the coding sequence ATGGCTGACGAGATGGTGCTTCGCGCCCAGAGATTCATCAACACCACGTACGGCAACGGCGCGACCCTCGGCATGTCGAAGCTCGACGAGAACGGCCAGACCAGCTGGACCGTGATGTACGCCCTGACCCGGGCTCTGCAGTACGAGATGGGCATCGGTTCGCTGTCCAACAACTTCGGCGACGGCACCCTCGCCGCGATCGCCTCGAAGTACGGCAAACTGGACGCGAGCACGGTCCCCTCCGCGAACTTCTGCCGGATCCTCCAGTCCGCCCTGTACTGCAAGGGGTACGACGGCGGTGACATCGACGGCACGTACAACTCCCGCGTCCAGGACGCCGTGGCGAAGCTGCACCAGAACATGGGGGTGGACGTCACCTACCCGGGCGGCGCCCTCTGGCCCAAGACCGTCAAGGGCCTGTTCAACATGGACGCCTACGTCACGGTCAACTCCGGTTCCGACACCATCCGCTCCATCCAGCAGTGGCTGAACGGGCGTTACGTCCTGCGCAAGGACTTCTACATCATCCCGTGCGACGGCCACCACTCGCGTGACGTCGCGAAGTCGATGCTGTACGCCATCCAGTACGAGCTCGGCATGGCCGACGGCACGGCGAACGGGGTCTTCGGTCCGGGCACGCAGACGGGACTGAAGAGCCACACGCTGTCCACCGGCAGCTCGGGGGTGTGGGTCCAGCTCTTCACCGCCGGCATGGTGCTCAACAAGCGCCCCGTGGCCTTCTCGTCCTCGTTCACCTCCTCGCTGGCGTCCGCCGTCAGCACCTTCCAGTCGTTCATGCACCTCGCGGACAACGGCACGGCCGACTTCCGCACCTGGTCCTCGCTGCTGGTGTCCTACGGCGACCAGACGCGGCAGGGCGAGGCGTGCGACGGCGTCACGAAGATCACCCCCGCCCGCGCGCAGGCGCTGAAGAGCGCGGGCTACAAGTACATCGGCCGCTACCTGTACAACCCGTCCACGACCGACCTGCCCGAGAAGGAGATCCAGCCGGGCGAGCTCGCCACGATCAAGGAGTACGGGCTGCGCTGCTACCCCATCTACCAGACCTGGGCCCGTTCGGTGGACTACTACAGCCCGGCCCAGGGCGTCACGGACTGCGCGAACGCCGCGTACAAGGCCGAGGAGCACGGCTTCAAGCCCGGCAGCCGGATCTACTTCGCGGTGGACTACGACGCGGTCGACGACGAGGTCACCTCGCACATCCTCCCGTACTTCAAGAGCGTGGCGGCCCAGATGAGCCGGATGGGCAATCCGTACAAGATCGGTGTCTACGGTCCGCGCAACGCGTGTTCCCGCATCTCCGACGCCGGCTACGCGGGGACCAGCTTCGTCTCCAACATGTCCTCCGGCTTCTCCGGGAACCTCGGCTACGCGATGCCGGAGAACTGGGCGTTCGACCAGATCGTCACCAAGTCGATCGGGTCCGGCGACGGGCACATCGAGATCGACAACAACATCGCCTCCGGGCGTGACACGGGGCAGGGCGACTTCGACGCGCCTCCGGCCCAGAAGCTCGACATCGGGTTCGACCTCTCCTACTGGGAGGCCCTCGCCGACGAAGCCACCGAATACATGAAGTCCATCGGCAGAGGCGAACAGTCGAACAACATCTACACGCGCAGGCAGTGCCTGGAGACGATCATGTCGCTCGACGACGTCATCACCTCCACCGCCCGTCGCTACCGGATGCGCAAAGCCCTCATCCAGACCACCGCCTTCTGGGAGTTCTGCCACTACGGGCAGGAGGACCTCATCAAGGACGGCGGCGTCGGGTTCTACTACACCGGTACCGTCCCCGACTGGGCCCAGAACCTCCCCGGTGTCTCCAAGGTGCAGGACAGCAGCACCGGCGTCGGCCAGATCCAGGGCCGCATCGGCATCCTGGCGTGGAACAACTCCATCAACGCGGGCCTCGCCGACGGCACGATCCTCGACCCGGCCGACGTCCGCCCGAGCCCGGACGCGGACCGGTACAAGATGTGGATCAAGCTTCTGGAGGACAACGCCTACAACGTCCGGACCGTCGCCCACATCCACATCTGGGGCGCCGACGGCAAGCAGGGCGACGCGACGGAGACGCCCCAGCGCCGTCCCGCTCTCGACTACACGCAGACCGAGATCTACGAGGTGCTCCGCCGCTACCAGGGCCCGGTGGAACCCGCGTTCAGCGACGCGACACTGCGGATGCCCCTCTACGCGATCTTCGAGAAGTACAACAGCGCCGTCCGGGGAGCCTGA
- the ngcE gene encoding N-acetylglucosamine/diacetylchitobiose ABC transporter substrate-binding protein, with protein sequence MGSISGRTNEGLGRRDLIKRSAALGLIAVPTMSFLSACASSDSGGDDKVEKGTKSAKNPLGVNETAALEVVIFNGGFGEQYAIDAEKKYNAAFPKAPKVKHAATEKIQSTLQPRFNGGTPPDLIDNSGAEQMDMGVLVGKKQLLDLTPLMDAPSYDDPAKKVRDTLRPGVLEMGQFDGDPVWIMYYAYTVYGVWYSQTNLEKLDATYPENWDDMLALCEKAKKKGIAGWTYPGKYPYYLPFSLYPFIGKIGGREVLDKIDNLEPNAWKDPAVKAAFEAYYELYKKGYILKGTPGLTHIQSQTEWTKGKALFIPNGSWVENEAAPTTPDDFKMMVGAPSSLDSSDKLPFGTIWASGGEPFVVPAKAKNPEGAMEQLRIMLSEDSSKNFTKSVKSLSAFNGGTDGLTLSTAMQSGVDVLKTAGDNVVNPRLQDWYVKLQKEQIGIAGIGEMMAGRATPAETIKKIQAFADAAAKDQSIKHYKHQ encoded by the coding sequence ATGGGATCCATCTCAGGCCGCACGAATGAGGGCCTTGGCCGTCGCGATCTGATCAAGCGTTCTGCCGCACTCGGCCTGATCGCTGTTCCGACGATGAGCTTCCTGTCGGCTTGCGCGAGTAGCGACAGCGGAGGTGACGACAAGGTCGAAAAGGGCACCAAGAGCGCCAAGAACCCGCTCGGAGTCAACGAGACCGCCGCCCTCGAGGTCGTCATCTTCAACGGCGGCTTCGGTGAGCAGTACGCCATCGACGCCGAGAAGAAGTACAACGCGGCCTTCCCCAAGGCTCCGAAGGTCAAGCACGCCGCGACCGAGAAGATCCAGTCGACGCTGCAGCCGCGCTTCAACGGCGGTACCCCGCCGGACCTCATCGACAACTCGGGCGCCGAGCAGATGGACATGGGTGTCCTCGTCGGCAAGAAGCAGCTGCTCGACCTCACGCCGCTCATGGACGCCCCGTCCTACGACGACCCGGCCAAGAAGGTCCGCGACACGCTCCGCCCCGGTGTCCTGGAGATGGGCCAGTTCGACGGCGACCCCGTCTGGATCATGTACTACGCGTACACGGTCTACGGCGTCTGGTACTCCCAGACCAACCTCGAGAAGCTCGACGCGACGTACCCGGAGAACTGGGACGACATGCTCGCGCTCTGCGAGAAGGCGAAGAAGAAGGGCATCGCCGGCTGGACCTACCCCGGCAAGTACCCGTACTACCTGCCCTTCTCCCTGTACCCCTTCATCGGCAAGATCGGCGGCCGCGAGGTCCTCGACAAGATCGACAACCTCGAGCCGAACGCCTGGAAGGACCCGGCCGTCAAGGCCGCGTTCGAGGCGTACTACGAGCTCTACAAGAAGGGCTACATCCTCAAGGGCACACCCGGCCTGACCCACATCCAGTCGCAGACCGAGTGGACCAAGGGCAAGGCGCTCTTCATCCCGAACGGCTCGTGGGTGGAGAACGAGGCCGCCCCGACCACGCCGGACGACTTCAAGATGATGGTCGGCGCGCCGTCCAGCCTCGACTCGTCCGACAAGCTGCCCTTCGGCACCATCTGGGCGTCCGGCGGCGAGCCCTTCGTCGTCCCGGCCAAGGCGAAGAACCCCGAGGGGGCGATGGAGCAGCTGCGCATCATGCTCAGCGAGGACTCCTCGAAGAACTTCACCAAGTCGGTGAAGTCCCTCAGCGCCTTCAACGGCGGCACCGACGGGCTGACGCTCTCCACCGCCATGCAGTCCGGTGTCGACGTCCTCAAGACGGCCGGCGACAACGTGGTGAACCCGCGTCTGCAGGACTGGTACGTGAAGCTGCAGAAGGAGCAGATCGGTATCGCCGGAATCGGCGAGATGATGGCGGGCCGCGCGACCCCGGCGGAGACCATCAAGAAGATCCAGGCCTTCGCGGACGCGGCAGCCAAGGACCAGTCCATCAAGCACTACAAGCACCAGTGA
- a CDS encoding carbohydrate ABC transporter permease, producing the protein MKVTETPPAVPAQRSPVTKTGAPAGETAKSSEGKVLNVFSHGVLIIWAVLVVMPLLWAVMASFKTDDSILSTPWSLPDRLHFENWSRAWNQAHMSDYFLNTIMVVGGSLIGTLLLGSMAAYVLARFDFPGNRFIYFLFIGGMSFPIILALVPLFFVMNNMGLLNSVHGLILVYIAYSLPFTVFFLTSFFRTLPTSIAEAAMLDGASHSRTFFQVMLPMAKPGLISVGIFNFLGQWNQYMLPTVLNTDPDGKVLSQGLVELATSQGYKGDWSGLFAGLVMAMLPVLLAYIVFQRQVVAGLTAGALK; encoded by the coding sequence ATGAAGGTCACTGAGACCCCTCCCGCCGTCCCGGCCCAGCGCTCGCCGGTGACGAAGACCGGCGCGCCGGCCGGCGAGACGGCGAAGAGCAGCGAGGGCAAGGTCCTCAACGTCTTCTCGCACGGAGTGCTGATCATCTGGGCGGTTCTCGTCGTCATGCCGCTGCTCTGGGCGGTGATGGCGTCCTTCAAGACGGACGACTCGATCCTGTCGACGCCCTGGTCGCTGCCGGACAGGCTCCACTTCGAGAACTGGTCGCGCGCCTGGAACCAGGCGCACATGAGCGACTACTTCCTCAACACCATCATGGTGGTGGGCGGTTCCCTCATCGGCACCCTGCTGCTCGGCTCGATGGCGGCGTACGTGCTGGCGCGGTTCGACTTCCCGGGGAACCGGTTCATCTACTTCCTCTTCATCGGGGGGATGAGCTTCCCGATCATCCTGGCGCTGGTCCCGCTGTTCTTCGTCATGAACAACATGGGCCTGCTGAACTCGGTGCACGGGCTGATCCTGGTCTACATCGCCTACTCGCTCCCGTTCACCGTCTTCTTCCTCACCTCGTTCTTCCGGACCCTGCCGACGTCGATCGCGGAAGCGGCCATGCTCGACGGGGCCTCGCACAGCCGCACCTTCTTCCAGGTGATGCTGCCGATGGCCAAGCCCGGCCTGATCAGCGTCGGCATCTTCAACTTCCTCGGGCAGTGGAACCAGTACATGCTGCCGACGGTGCTGAACACGGACCCGGACGGCAAGGTGCTCTCCCAGGGGCTGGTCGAACTGGCCACGAGCCAGGGGTACAAGGGCGACTGGTCCGGCCTCTTCGCCGGCCTGGTCATGGCGATGCTGCCGGTGCTCCTGGCCTACATCGTCTTCCAGCGGCAGGTCGTCGCGGGTCTGACGGCGGGGGCGCTGAAGTAG